In Stomoxys calcitrans chromosome 2, idStoCalc2.1, whole genome shotgun sequence, the following proteins share a genomic window:
- the LOC106091826 gene encoding gastrula zinc finger protein XlCGF26.1-like, whose product MDCLICLDVNVIGPNCIAVDSEQWLKFNITNIIKKYLWPLEPIHSLSCICSDCWRELNGFHEFYTRVENAHNNKPLFLKPEIDPLIEDRDRYDFCVLQPEIDIDSHPQIKVECGEVSGNDCKSNEKKNENIAVQTWTAPALMDEDQNSDNESHNDIDSQNDTESTINPNNDVLETNQNERESHNKSNLEENKFSRTRLTKKVNKIDNPCIPKMELSEYDEFLKKHFEMKCAFCQQKFDEFRSLCNHYSSAHNEQGYALCCDKKFFRRPHLIDHINYHLNPEYFKCNICGKCWNNRQRLHNHLRIHGERDFSCDICGKKFVEGRHLETHKLVHVPESEKNFPCNECGKFYANEVALSRHKNSVHLNIYTKVCDICGQILPDASTFKTHMERHAGISVKCDECGLILANKRCLTLHKQRKHPVDGKRDYNCHICSRVSPTLKALKKHIHEVHETDYKFTCTICGKGFKRSDNFKSHMSTHTGSPLYRCPWCPRAFNSNGNMHKHRKTVHFVEWEKEQRKKYSGNLPPKYEAQCKS is encoded by the exons atgGATTGCCTTATCTGCTTGGACGTAAATGTGATTGGCCCCAATTGCATAGCTGTTGATTCGGAGCAGTGGTTAAAGTTCAACATAACTAAcattattaagaagtatttatggCCTCTT GAACCCATCCATTCATTGAGTTGTATATGTTCGGACTGTTGGAGAGAGTTAAATGGATTTCACGAATTCTATACCCGTGTGGAAAATGCTCACAACAATAAACCTCTATTTCTGAAACCCGAAATAGATCCTTTGATAGAGGATCGAGATCGTTATGACTTTTGCGTATTGCAACCGGAAATCGATATAGATTCACACCCCCAAATAAAGGTGGAATGTGGAGAAGTTTCCGGTAATGATTGTAAGTCTAATGAAAAAAAGAATGAAAACATTGCTGTACAAACTTGGACGGCGCCTGCGTTAATGGATGAAGACCAAAACTCGGACAATGAAAGTCATAATGATATTGACAGTCAAAATGATACAGAAAGCACGATAAATCCAAACAATGACGTTTTGGAAACTAACCAAAATGAACGCGAATCGCATAACAAATCCAATTtggaagaaaacaaattttctagGACAAGGCTTACTAAGAAAGTCAACAAAATTGACAATCCTTGTATACCCAAAATGGAACTATCAGAATATGATGAATTTCTCAAGAAACATTTTGAAATGAAGTGTGCATTTTGCCAACAAAAATTTGATGAATTTCGTTCGCTCTGTAATCATTATAGCTCTGCGCACAACGAACAAGGCTATGCACTGTGTTGTGATAAGAAATTCTTTCGTCGTCCACATTTGATCGATCACATTAATTACCATCTTAATCCAGAGTATTTCAAATGTAATATTTGCGGAAAATGTTGGAATAATAGACAACGACTGCATAACCATTTAAGGATCCATGGCGAGAGGGACTTTAGCTGTGATATATGCGGGAAAAAATTTGTGGAAGGGCGTCATTTGGAGACACATAAACTAGTACATGTGCCAGAATCAGAGAAGAACTTTCCTTGTAATGAATGTGGCAAGTT TTATGCCAATGAGGTTGCACTCTCGCGACATAAGAATTCAGTCCATCTTAATATTTACACCAAAGTTTGCGATATTTGTGGACAAATTTTGCCTGATGCGTCCACCTTTAAAACGCATATGGAAAGACATGCAGGCATATCTGTAAAATGCGATGAATGCGGTTTAATATTGGCCAATAAAAGATGCTTAACATTACACAAACAGAGAAAGCATCCAGTTGATGGAAAACGTGATTACAATTGTCATATTTGTTCAAGAGTATCACCGACATTGAAGGCCCTTAAGAAACATATACACGAAGTTCACGAAACCGATTACAAATTCACCTGCACCATATGTGGGAAGGGATTTAAAAGATCGGATAATTTCAAG TCTCACATGTCTACACATACAGGATCCCCTCTATATCGTTGTCCTTGGTGTCCCAGAGCCTTCAACTCGAATGGAAACATGCATAAACATCGTAAAACAGTTCATTTCGTCGAATGGGAAAAGGAACAGCGGAAAAAATACTCGGGAAACTTGCCACCAAAATACGAAGCACAGTGTAAATCGTAG